The sequence TCCACTATTTTAGTTTAATATCGCAAGATTATGTAACAACTTCTATATTTTTCTTTATATGTGCCTCTTTGATGTTAATCTTCGTTAAAATTTTCAAAAAAATTAAAAGGGTATGAGCATGAGAAAGTTTATATTATTTGGTATTATTTTTCAGATTTCCATCCTGTTTTCATTTGTGGCTTTTGCCTATGCTCCTTTATATTTTGGAGAAGAAATTAAGGTAAAGGCTAGCGGATTTGATCCTAGAGATATTTTTTTAGGAAATTATGTATATTTAAGATATGAAGGACTAAATCAAATTCAAACAGAAGAGGAATTTAAAAGAGGAAAAAAAGTTTATCTTATTTTAGAAAAAGAAAAAGACCTTTATAAAGGCAAAAAAGTTACGCACAAAAAACCTAAAGATGAAGTTTTTATAACAGGCAGGGTTACTTACCAAGATAGTGTTTTAAATATTAAATTTGGAATAGAAAAATACTTTTTACCACAAAAAGATGCATTAAAACTAGAAAAACAGCTACAAAGCAAAGATGCAGTAGTTACACTTGGTGTTTTAAATGGACTAGTTAGGATAAAAAAGTTTGAATTTGAATAGCAATATAGATGTTTTAAGGTAGTTGAATTATTATTTAAAACTCTAATGTTTTTTAATCCAAACCTAAATTAATTTTATCCTAAAGAATAAGGCTATCAAAAGCCTTATATCTTATCTTTTTTCCTTTTTTGATAGTAAAAATATATTCCAAAACTAACAGCTACAAAGACAAGGCAGATAATCGTAATTGTATGAAGCTCCTCTTTTATCAACTCTTCATTTTGCCCTAAAAAATAACCTAAAGCAAGCAGAATTGCTACCCATATTCCAGCACCCAAAGTAGTGTAGAGGCTAAATTTAAATACATTCATCTTTGCAAGTCCAGCTGGAAGGCTAATGTATTGTCTAATGCCTGGAATTAGACGGCAATTAAAGGTTGAAATTTCGCCATGTTTTTTGAAAAAAGTTTCAAATTTTTGCATTTTATCTTCTGTAATTCCTACAAATTTGCCATATTTATCAATTATTTTTCTACCAAAAAAGAAACATAAATAGTAGTTAAAAATAGCTCCTAAAAGTGAGCCTAAAGCACCTGATAAAAATGCTAAATATATGTTCATTTTACCTAAAAATGCTAAGTATCCAGCTGGTATCATGGCAAC is a genomic window of Campylobacter blaseri containing:
- a CDS encoding GDYXXLXY domain-containing protein, with translation MRKFILFGIIFQISILFSFVAFAYAPLYFGEEIKVKASGFDPRDIFLGNYVYLRYEGLNQIQTEEEFKRGKKVYLILEKEKDLYKGKKVTHKKPKDEVFITGRVTYQDSVLNIKFGIEKYFLPQKDALKLEKQLQSKDAVVTLGVLNGLVRIKKFEFE
- a CDS encoding DedA family protein, producing MLENFVNFFIHLVDTWGYFGIFAMMFLESSFFPFPSEVAMIPAGYLAFLGKMNIYLAFLSGALGSLLGAIFNYYLCFFFGRKIIDKYGKFVGITEDKMQKFETFFKKHGEISTFNCRLIPGIRQYISLPAGLAKMNVFKFSLYTTLGAGIWVAILLALGYFLGQNEELIKEELHTITIICLVFVAVSFGIYFYYQKRKKDKI